From a single Nicotiana tomentosiformis chromosome 2, ASM39032v3, whole genome shotgun sequence genomic region:
- the LOC104098056 gene encoding F-box protein At1g61340-like, translated as MILGKKCESYGSGLVRSTSFGRKRITVDVDFSPTTTPMKKVCSHNSFFFCDDKSPIEALPQDILIRIVCGVDHDDLKRLFHVSRVIREATVIAKRWHFEYATPRKTLGFKNAIEDLGEFNDVDAPNAPRQLKIRKLKLSRKKLADISVTLFASEDDNWLQRKLFMQMDAES; from the exons ATGATattgggaaagaaatgtgaaagTTATGGGTCGGGGCTAGTGAGGAGTACCTCATTTGGGAGGAAAAGAATTACAGTGGATGTTGATTTCAGTCCCACAACAACACCTATGAAGAAAGTGTGCAGTCATAATTCATTTTTCTTTTGTGATGACAAGTCTCCTATTGAAGCCTTGCCTCAAGATATTCTG ATAAGGATAGTGTGTGGAGTTGATCATGATGATTTAAAGAGGCTTTTTCATGTATCAAGGGTAATTAGAGAAGCT ACTGTGATAGCAAAAAGGTGGCATTTTGAGTATGCAACACCAAGAAAGACGCTTGGTTTCAAGAATGCAATTGAGGATTTGGGTGAATTCAATGATGTTGATGCGCCAAATGCTCCAAGGCAATTGAAAATTCGGAAGTTAAAGTTGAGCAGAAAGAAACTGGCTGACATTTCAGTTACATTGTTCGCATCAGAAGATGATAATTGGTTGCAGAGGAAGTTATTTATGCAGATGGATGCTGAGTCATAG